Genomic DNA from Candidatus Ozemobacteraceae bacterium:
GACGACCGCAACAGCCGCCCTGGCAGTATTGGCACTCGTAGGATTATTTCAGCCGTCCGGTGCGTTCGCCGCACCAACGGCGTTGCTCGAGGCTTCTCGCCTGGTGACGGCGGCTGACGGGTTGGCCGACACCGCGCCCGACGAAGCCGGGAAGATGTATCGCAAGGCGTTTCAGACTGCCCTTTCGCTGACCACGCCCGCGTCCGGAAAGCGCCAGCGGGAAGAGGCGCTCGCCCTCGCCACCCGCTGCATTCACCCCGACCTTTTCGAGGAACTCCGGATCGCGATCGACACGTATCTGTCCCTGTATCCCCACGGTCGCCATGCATGCGACGTCCAGATGCGCAAGGCGCTGATCGAATATGCCGACGGGAACGCCGCCGAAGCCGAAGCCGCCCTTGCAGCCGCGAAATCCCTCGCGAGAGGCTCGAAGCGCGCAAAGCTCGAATCCCTCCAGTTCGACGGCCACCTGACGGCCCACATGTACCGGTCTGCCGAAACGGCCCTCACCGAGATGCCGACACGGAATCGCACGATCCGCCGCGACAAGAAGCGGTTCAAGAAGGGTTCCGAACTCGTCGCCGAGGCGCTCAGCCAGGTTCGTGACGGCAAATTGACCGGCGACAGCGCCATTCGCGCGCTCGAAGAAGCCATCGAAGGCGGGTATTTCGGCGCGGCCGCTCCCGCCGCGGAGCTGGAACTCTCGGCGGCGCTCGACCGGAAACAGCCGGCATACCACCGCTGCGAAGTGAGCTTCATGAACCTGGTGCGCGAGCACCGCCATCACCTTGCACCGAACCAGCGGCTCGAACGGATGGCTGCGTTCCTGAGCGATTATCCGCAGGCCGACGAGGAACTTCGCGGTCGGGCAATGTTCCAGGCCGCGACCGTGTGCCGCTACGAGCTGAGAGACCCGGCCCGCGCGGCCACGTTCATGGAGCAGCTCCAGTCGCTCGAAACCTGGAAAGAGCGCGTCGCCGTCGAGCGGCTTCTCGACATCCTGACCCCTGAAAATCTCGACAAGGCCGAGTTCCGTTCCGCCGTCCGCGCCCTCGTCATCGATCACGCGACGTCGTTCCCCTATGACAACGGCGTTCTGCCGGTCGTGACCATGGAAGCGCTCACGGAACTCGACGCTCTCAGCGCGACCCTCACCGAAGCGAAGTCGGATCTCGGCTCGCTTCTCGAGACGTTCACCAGCACCCTCACCGTCCGCGGCATCCCGATGCAGGCGATCTACCTCGCCGCGTGCGACAACCGCATGCGCGCCTGGGAAACGATCGAAAACGCCGGAAAAGCCGTCGCCGAGCGCGAGAAAAAAATGATGAACGATATTCTTCGGCCGTTCTTCCTGATGACGTCGCCTACGGACAGGCTGCTGATCTCGGCTCTCGCTCTGTATGAGCGGTTCCCGATCAAGGCCATCGACACGCTGCTGGTCTATCTGACCCGGCGGCCCGATTCCCTCAAGTCTCAGCATGCGCTGGCTCTGCTGGCCGATCTGTATAAGCAACACGGCGATTATATCGAAGCGCAGTCCGTCTGGAGCACCCTCCGAAAGTTCTACCCAAAATCGCTCTGGACCAAATAACTCGGGAGTAACTCATGAATCGGTTTCTTTCCTTGACGGCGATGCTCGTCGCCCTGTCTGTAACCCTGCATGCGGAAGGTCTGTTCGAATACAACGGCTTGTTCCCTTCCGACAGGCCCGCCGAGGCCGCGATCAGCAACTACATGCTGATCGACAAGCCCCGCCAGATCGAGTTCGAAGTCATCGACCGTCAGGGGAAACCGTGCCAGACCGTGAAGGTCGTCGAGATCGTCCTGACGTCCGACACCTCCATCCAGAAGAAATCCGACGCGGGACTGAAAACGGTCGACCTCCCCGAACCGGGAATCTACGAAGTGAAAGTGCGTCCCTCGGCCGATGCGCCGGGAGAAATTGGCTTCACCCTCCGGGTGAAGGATACGGGAAAGTCGCCGCAGGTCACGGATACTGCCTCGTCGACGCAGGCGCCAGTCCCGGCACCCCAGGCTTTGCAGCAGGCAACCGCTCCGTCGGAAACGTATCTTCCGCTCCCGGTCGCGACGCAGACTCCGATAGAGCCGCCTTCCGTCTCCGTACCGGCGGCGGTCGGTCCGGTTCCGGCCGATTCAACCGGTCCCGTCATGCTCATGCCCTCGGGAAACGGGTATGCGGATCCCTTCAAGCCGATCGAACTGCGCTTCGGAGCGGACATTCCCGAGGGAACCCCGCTCGAGGCATGTATGCAGGTTTTCGTGCTCGATGCGAAGGGCGTTGAACAAACGGCGCAGGGGCAGTGTTTCCCGGCAGGCACCCGGGGCGTCCGATTCATCCCGGCCGGTCTCATCAACGGCGCGGTGTACCACGTGCGCGCCATCGATCCGCAGTCGCGCCGGCGCCTGGCCGACTTTTCCTTCCCGACCTTTCCGGAAGTTCGCCTGACGATGGCCCGCGGCGATGCAGGCGACGTGCGCCTCGAGATCACCTGGTCTCCGCTCAGCGGACTGATGCCGAGCGCGGAAGGCCAGGTCATCCGTCTCGATATGACCGAGCTTGCCGTCCAGTCGTCGGCAGGCGACATCATCACCTTCGCGATGAAGCCCGATCTGCCTCCGTTCGGAAACGTGAACGGTATCGAATACCGCGCCCAGCCCTGGCGGTTCACGATGACCATTCCCCCCGAACATCTTCAGGGCGCGACCCAGTTGATGGCATCCCTGCGGGTTCCGCTGGCGGGCTCGGAAAAGCCGGTCGACGTCGTGAAGTCCACGCTCGCGTTCGCCGGCCCGACCCAGACGGCGGCATTCGGGTCGTCGGTTCAGCCGGTCATCCCGGAAACGCCGATCGTTGCCTCGGCTTCGGCCGGTGACCCGCCCGTCGCGTCTCTTCCCGAGGTCGACATCGCGACCCTGACGGGGCCGGCCGACCAGGCGGCGCAGGCAAGCCCGGCGATCGACGTTCCTGCTCCGGCGGCCGCTTCCCAGGCGTTCGAATCGACTCTTCCCGCTCCCGAAGTTCTTTCCATCCCGCCGGTCGTTCCGTGTGAAGATCCGGGAGCATCGGCAACGCTGACGATCCTGAAAAAGTTTGTGGTTGGAGAGGGCGGCCCCAACGATGCGTTCAGCTGGCCGAAAGGAATGACATGGGCTGAGGACGGGACCCTCTGGGTCGTCGACAGTCAGAACCGCCGGCTCTTGCGGTTCATCGACGACGGCCGCCTGATCACCGCGCTTGGAAAGAAGGGGAAGGGGCCCGGAATGCTTGGCCTGCCCATCGACATCTCCGTCGCCACCTCCGGGATCGTCGTGTCCGATACGGCGGCCCATACCGTTCATCTGTTCGATGCCGACGGAACCTTTATCCGCGCGATCGGAACCTGGGGCACAAAGACGGGGCAGCTCGACCTGCCGCACGGCGTCTTCATCGACGGCGACCAGGTCTGGGTGACGGACCGCGGCAACACGAAGATCCTCCGGTTCGGCCTCGACGGCGTCTATCGAGGAGGCTTCGGAAAGAAGGGCGAGCTCGACGGCTACATCACCGAGCCCGTCAGCGTTCGAATAGCGAATGATATTGTTTGGGTGCTCGAAGGCAAGAATGGCCGAGTCCAGAAGTTTTCCCGAGACGGGAAAGCCCTCGGCTCTTTCCCGACCTCCTCAAAAGATCCCGTCGCGCTCGAGATCGACCCCTGGGGCTATATCTGGGTCGCCGACGGGGAAGGCCACCGTATCATGCGTTTCGACCAGGCGGGGCGACTTCTGCTAAGAATCCAGCCCCCTGCCGGCGGACGGCAGTGGATTCCGACGTCCGTTGCGGTGCGACGTGACGGAATGATTGCCGTCGGTGACGGCGAGGACCGGTCGGTGCACCTCTACCGACTCACGAAGCCCTGAGTCGATGCGCCCCGAGGCAAATACAATGTATCGGAAGATGCCGGCGAACACGCTCCTCGTGTGGGCTCTCATTTTCTTCCAGGCGGTGATCTGTTTCGGTCAGACCGCAACCGGTACCGTCCAGGCGGAATGGCATGTCGCATCGTTTTCCGGAGGGGTGACGATCGAACGGTCGAGCCGCTCGACCGAGGCGATGTCGGAGAGCCGGAACGCGCCGATATGGATCGGCGAAAAGGTCGATACCCGGGAAACCGGTCAGGCCAGGATCGACGGGCCGGACGGGCACCAGATCAGACTCCGCGAGCGGACGAAGATTCGGCGTGCCGACGTTTCCGCCTGGGAGGTCGAGTCCGGCCTGGCCGGCTTCCGGTTCGAACAGACGGCCGGTGAGCCTCCTCTAAACCTCGTTCTGTCGCCATGGGCGAAGGTCGAGTTCAGATCGGGCATCGTCATCGTGAAGGTCGCCCCGTATCTTACACGCGTGGCCGTCCTCAAGGGAACGGCCGAGGTAACGGGGCAGGGGGGCCTGACGCGCACGCTCGGGCCGAAGCAGGAATGCGCCGCCGTCCCCTCGGCCATCTCATCCGTCTACGAAGCCACCGACGATCTCTACTTCGCCTGGTATTGGGACAAACCCTGAGACGAAACACCCAGGGCGCGTTTCACACAGCGCCCCTCCGTTGGCAATCGAGCGTTTCAGTGCGTAGGAGCGGGGTTGAAACCCGCTCTGTCGCAACAATGCGAAGCATGTTCAATTGAACACGTCGGGGAAAACGTGGATGTTGCGTCGTTTCAGCACGTCGTTTTCATACGTGTCGGCGATGAGATGAATCTCCCAGCGGCCGCTTCGCGGGCTGATCGATTCGCGGATGCTTCCCGAGTAGGTGTTGGGGATGCTTTCGTAATAGACGAAATTGCTGGAGCTGTCCAGAAGCCGCATGAAGTATTTCACGACGCCCACGCCGGGAAGCGGATCGTAATAGATCGCGGCCTGCTGACCGTCATACTCGAGGCGGGGCGTTCCCGAGAAGTTGTTCGAAAGCGTCCAGGAGAGATTTTCGACGAGAAGGGCGTTCGTCTCGCCGTTCCTGGTGTATTTTAACGTATAATTTCCGATATTGAACGAGTTCAGGCCGCCGACGAGGGTGGTCTCGTATCGCATGAGGTAGTTGTTCAGACGAAGCGTGTCGGAAATGCGGGTGCCTTGGGCGTTTTCGATCCAGCCGCCCGTGACACCGTCGCCGCCCGCGTAGGCGAACATGCCGTCACGGTCGTTGGCGCCCTCCTGGGTGATGCGCACGGGAACGATGCCACCCCTGAAGGGCCCGGTGGAGGCGGAACCTCCGCCGTTCCCCCCGCACCCGGAAGCCGCGACGACCGATACCAGAACGAATATCAGGAAAAGCCGTTTCATATCGTATTGCACGATAGCACATTTCCGAAATCCGGTGTAGGGGCGCTTCGCGAAGCGGCCGTACTTGACATGTGGGAATGCTGCCGATAGCATCTTAGCCCATGCGCATTCTTCATTCCCTCGAAGGTCACACCTGGAGCGGCGGGCAACAGCAGGCGCTTCTTCTGGCAATGGGCCAGGCCGCGCGAGGTCACGACGTCCTCCTGATGTGCCAGCGAGGAAGCGAGCTCGAACGGCGAGCCTCCTCACACGGCGTGCGACTTCGCCCCCATGACTACCGCGGCGAACTCAACCCCGTGTCCATCGCCGGACTTGCAAATGCGTTCAGGGAATTCCGACCCGACGTGGTGAACGTCCACCGCGCCTGGGCCCATACCCAGTGGGCGCTCGTGGCGCTTGTGCATCGGTTCCGCGGCCTGATCGTCACCCGCAGAGTGCTCTTCAGGCCCGATTTCAATCCTGTCAGCCTCGTGAAATATCGGACCCCGGCCGTCCGAGGCTACATCGCCGTCAGCAGGGCCGTCGCGGACCGCCTGAAAGAGATCGGGGTGGAGGAGCGCCGGATCCGCGTCGTGTATTCGGCGACCGATACGAACCGGTTCAGTCCGGCTTCGCGCGAGCCTCTGTCCGGCCCGTGGCCCGTTCCGGAACACGCTCCCGTCGGCCTCTTGGTGGGAAATTACCATCGCAACAAGGGCCACGACCTCCTGCTGGGGGCGTTCCCGAAAGCCGCGGAAGGCTGGCCCGCCCTCCATCTCGTCATCGCCGGAAACGGCACCGATTCGGGGCCGCTGCCGGCGAAACTGGAGGGACACCCCCTGCGTGAACGTATACATATACTTGGCTATAGAAACGACGTGCCGGCGCTGATCTCCCGCTCGACCTTCACCGTCAACGCCTCCTACGAGGAAGGATTTTCGGGGACCGTCCGCGAGTCACTCTCGATGGGCGTTCCCGTCCTCGCCTCGGATATCCCGGCGAACCGCGAGATGAACGAACTCGTTCCGATCAGCCTCTTCGAAAGCGGAAACGAAGCCGATCTCGCACGCGGCATCCTCTCCATGAACGTGCGGGAGCGGCCGGAGGAACGCCTGAGACGTCGGGAAGCGGCCGTCGACTTTTTCTCCCGGGACTCCATGGTCGATGCGACGCTCCGCGCCTATCGCGATCTCGGCATCCCGGCCTCATGAACCGATCCGTTCCCGTCCTGTATTATCATCGCGTCGGCGCCCCGGACCCGATCCATCTCAGCGTTCCGACTCCCTTGTTCGCAGCGCAGATGGCCTATCTCGCACGGCACGGCTGGAAAACGCTC
This window encodes:
- a CDS encoding 6-bladed beta-propeller, with product MNRFLSLTAMLVALSVTLHAEGLFEYNGLFPSDRPAEAAISNYMLIDKPRQIEFEVIDRQGKPCQTVKVVEIVLTSDTSIQKKSDAGLKTVDLPEPGIYEVKVRPSADAPGEIGFTLRVKDTGKSPQVTDTASSTQAPVPAPQALQQATAPSETYLPLPVATQTPIEPPSVSVPAAVGPVPADSTGPVMLMPSGNGYADPFKPIELRFGADIPEGTPLEACMQVFVLDAKGVEQTAQGQCFPAGTRGVRFIPAGLINGAVYHVRAIDPQSRRRLADFSFPTFPEVRLTMARGDAGDVRLEITWSPLSGLMPSAEGQVIRLDMTELAVQSSAGDIITFAMKPDLPPFGNVNGIEYRAQPWRFTMTIPPEHLQGATQLMASLRVPLAGSEKPVDVVKSTLAFAGPTQTAAFGSSVQPVIPETPIVASASAGDPPVASLPEVDIATLTGPADQAAQASPAIDVPAPAAASQAFESTLPAPEVLSIPPVVPCEDPGASATLTILKKFVVGEGGPNDAFSWPKGMTWAEDGTLWVVDSQNRRLLRFIDDGRLITALGKKGKGPGMLGLPIDISVATSGIVVSDTAAHTVHLFDADGTFIRAIGTWGTKTGQLDLPHGVFIDGDQVWVTDRGNTKILRFGLDGVYRGGFGKKGELDGYITEPVSVRIANDIVWVLEGKNGRVQKFSRDGKALGSFPTSSKDPVALEIDPWGYIWVADGEGHRIMRFDQAGRLLLRIQPPAGGRQWIPTSVAVRRDGMIAVGDGEDRSVHLYRLTKP
- a CDS encoding glycosyltransferase family 4 protein; the encoded protein is MRILHSLEGHTWSGGQQQALLLAMGQAARGHDVLLMCQRGSELERRASSHGVRLRPHDYRGELNPVSIAGLANAFREFRPDVVNVHRAWAHTQWALVALVHRFRGLIVTRRVLFRPDFNPVSLVKYRTPAVRGYIAVSRAVADRLKEIGVEERRIRVVYSATDTNRFSPASREPLSGPWPVPEHAPVGLLVGNYHRNKGHDLLLGAFPKAAEGWPALHLVIAGNGTDSGPLPAKLEGHPLRERIHILGYRNDVPALISRSTFTVNASYEEGFSGTVRESLSMGVPVLASDIPANREMNELVPISLFESGNEADLARGILSMNVRERPEERLRRREAAVDFFSRDSMVDATLRAYRDLGIPAS